One stretch of Priestia megaterium DNA includes these proteins:
- a CDS encoding TetR/AcrR family transcriptional regulator: MRHKDENKNENIFNATIQLINEIGLAETSMSKIAKKAKVSASTIYVYFENKEDLLNKLYLNVKKMMTEAIFNNFDASLPLQEAFEDALRKFVDFTLANKDYFLFIEQFQNSPLLNKISRDEITDMCEPLYSLFEKGKKQYVFKQVDTNLLAIFTLQPVMQFVKEHFNGTSTIDEANLNKVIQMSWDAIKA; the protein is encoded by the coding sequence ATGAGACATAAAGACGAAAACAAAAACGAAAATATTTTTAATGCAACTATCCAACTTATAAATGAAATTGGTCTTGCTGAGACTTCTATGTCGAAGATTGCCAAGAAGGCTAAAGTATCTGCTTCAACGATTTATGTTTATTTCGAAAACAAGGAGGATCTACTTAACAAATTATATTTGAATGTTAAGAAGATGATGACTGAAGCAATTTTTAATAATTTTGATGCTTCCCTACCGCTACAAGAGGCATTTGAAGACGCTTTAAGAAAATTTGTTGATTTTACTTTGGCTAATAAGGATTACTTTTTATTTATAGAACAGTTTCAAAATTCACCACTTCTCAACAAAATATCTCGTGATGAAATCACGGACATGTGTGAGCCTCTCTATAGTTTATTTGAGAAAGGAAAAAAACAATATGTGTTCAAACAAGTTGATACAAACCTGTTAGCTATTTTTACTCTCCAACCAGTGATGCAATTTGTTAAGGAACATTTTAATGGAACATCTACTATAGATGAAGCTAATTTAAATAAAGTTATTCAAATGAGTTGGGATGCTATAAAAGCTTAA
- a CDS encoding winged helix-turn-helix transcriptional regulator has product MDKQNSQCSPCPVEFTVNMVGGKYKLVILHQLAIHEVRRFNELRRELANITPRTLTRQLRELESDGLINRQVYPEIPPKVEYSLSETGKSLYSILLQIENWGLNHIVNNPK; this is encoded by the coding sequence GTGGATAAACAAAACTCCCAATGCTCACCATGCCCGGTTGAATTTACGGTCAATATGGTTGGAGGCAAGTATAAGCTAGTCATTTTGCACCAGCTTGCGATTCATGAGGTTAGGCGGTTCAATGAATTAAGAAGGGAATTAGCCAATATTACGCCGCGTACACTTACTCGCCAGCTACGTGAGCTCGAAAGCGATGGGCTAATTAATCGACAAGTGTATCCTGAAATTCCACCCAAGGTAGAGTATTCGCTATCAGAGACCGGGAAGAGCCTTTATTCTATACTTCTTCAAATAGAGAATTGGGGTTTGAACCATATCGTAAATAACCCTAAATAA
- a CDS encoding SDR family oxidoreductase: METKDKVLVYGAGGVQGGAVARKLLKEGYTVHTITRSSDKAAQLQEQGITAFVGDLSDAESLTSAHDGVSKVFLLLPVDYDLEHNRQFIRNTVDAAKDANIKLLVVNTSSFVPDDATSVAGFEIKRELITYVKQSGIPSIILQPTFYMGNFLIPGVLGNQTLAYPVPADSAIAWISMEDVAAYGVYALNHPELAGQTLPIVGPEALTGNQLAEQFSAALDREIQFYSLPVEAFEESLAPVLGKETAGGLADSYKWVGLNTELLPKPDQVTNEMRAAVPGTPFAEWVKQAIQQGFFAPVTE, encoded by the coding sequence ATGGAAACGAAGGATAAAGTGCTGGTTTATGGAGCTGGGGGCGTGCAAGGAGGTGCAGTCGCTCGCAAGCTTCTGAAAGAAGGATACACCGTTCATACCATCACAAGAAGTTCGGACAAGGCTGCTCAACTTCAAGAACAAGGCATTACTGCCTTTGTTGGCGATCTGTCAGATGCAGAGAGTCTCACTTCAGCTCATGACGGAGTAAGCAAAGTGTTTCTGCTGTTGCCGGTGGACTATGACCTAGAGCATAATCGCCAATTCATCCGCAATACCGTCGATGCTGCTAAAGATGCAAATATTAAGCTTCTCGTTGTTAATACCAGCAGTTTCGTTCCGGATGACGCTACAAGTGTAGCTGGCTTTGAGATTAAGAGAGAATTAATTACTTATGTGAAGCAAAGTGGCATTCCGTCCATCATCCTTCAACCTACATTTTATATGGGAAATTTCCTCATTCCTGGTGTTTTAGGCAATCAAACACTGGCTTATCCTGTACCAGCTGATTCTGCAATCGCTTGGATTAGCATGGAAGACGTAGCTGCTTATGGAGTATATGCGCTTAACCATCCAGAGCTGGCAGGACAGACATTGCCTATCGTAGGACCTGAGGCGCTGACAGGAAATCAACTGGCTGAACAATTCAGTGCTGCATTGGATCGAGAGATACAGTTTTACTCTCTCCCAGTGGAAGCGTTCGAAGAATCGTTAGCTCCAGTATTAGGAAAGGAAACAGCAGGAGGCCTGGCCGACTCGTACAAATGGGTGGGATTAAATACTGAATTACTGCCCAAGCCTGATCAAGTCACTAACGAGATGCGAGCTGCTGTACCCGGCACCCCATTCGCAGAGTGGGTGAAACAAGCTATTCAGCAAGGATTTTTCGCACCCGTCACTGAGTAA
- a CDS encoding ester cyclase: MKTEVKTASELARSTPPSPLQVAFRELEFFDVGDPARVEDVFSPDLIDHNPANPEKPGIEGMRALIEGLRAGFTNSVHRILFYRELPDDWVLVHWEMTATHTGEFLGVPATGKPVALKGIDIFHIVGGKVAEIYHVEEMLKLAQQLGVQSA, from the coding sequence ATGAAAACAGAAGTGAAAACCGCGAGCGAGTTGGCCCGATCGACACCTCCCTCACCGTTGCAGGTTGCTTTCCGTGAACTGGAGTTCTTCGACGTCGGCGACCCTGCAAGGGTAGAGGATGTGTTTTCTCCGGATCTGATCGACCATAACCCCGCCAATCCCGAGAAACCGGGTATCGAAGGTATGCGAGCATTGATTGAGGGCTTGCGCGCCGGGTTCACCAATTCGGTGCACCGAATCCTTTTTTACCGTGAGCTTCCCGATGACTGGGTGCTCGTTCATTGGGAGATGACCGCAACCCACACAGGAGAATTCTTGGGGGTCCCCGCGACCGGCAAACCTGTGGCTCTGAAGGGTATTGACATCTTCCACATCGTTGGTGGCAAGGTCGCCGAGATTTATCACGTCGAAGAAATGCTCAAGTTGGCCCAGCAACTCGGCGTACAGTCGGCCTAA
- a CDS encoding DMT family transporter has translation MKKGILLLVVDTLLWAGNYICGRFLAPALPATLLNTIRWAISTLILWGLLAFNKKNLPILSKWKEFLVLGFLGVFAFSTLNYLGLKSVSASQAGMISAGIPIIILLFTPFLLRENIKTKGWIGAIVSIIGVIILVQGKQANSSADSIVGERIQGKKQIPIFDICRQAPGRATLAD, from the coding sequence ATGAAAAAAGGAATTTTACTATTAGTAGTAGATACACTTCTTTGGGCAGGCAATTATATTTGTGGTCGCTTTTTAGCTCCCGCTTTACCGGCTACCTTGCTTAATACAATACGTTGGGCAATTTCTACTCTAATACTTTGGGGCTTATTAGCTTTCAATAAAAAGAACCTCCCTATACTATCTAAGTGGAAAGAATTTTTAGTATTAGGTTTTCTAGGCGTATTTGCTTTTTCCACATTAAACTACCTTGGATTAAAATCCGTTAGTGCCTCACAAGCTGGAATGATTTCTGCTGGTATTCCTATTATTATCTTACTTTTTACCCCGTTTTTACTTAGAGAGAATATCAAAACTAAAGGCTGGATTGGCGCAATTGTATCCATAATTGGAGTCATCATTTTAGTTCAGGGCAAACAAGCAAATTCTTCTGCCGATTCTATTGTTGGGGAAAGAATTCAGGGAAAAAAGCAAATTCCTATCTTTGACATCTGTCGGCAAGCGCCGGGGCGAGCGACGCTTGCCGATTAG
- a CDS encoding IDEAL domain-containing protein: MDRVDPNLRDEMLAELFLEQIVKDFKKSKILEKIDHSLKKKDKKAFLLLTEELKPLS; the protein is encoded by the coding sequence ATGGATCGAGTCGATCCAAATTTACGTGATGAAATGTTGGCTGAATTATTTTTGGAACAAATCGTGAAGGATTTCAAAAAAAGTAAGATCCTTGAGAAAATTGATCATTCCTTAAAAAAGAAAGATAAAAAAGCTTTTTTGCTTTTAACAGAGGAACTTAAACCTTTATCTTGA
- a CDS encoding MFS transporter yields MKKKQGKARWLILLVICFMYLITFMDRTNISIAAPYISKEFEFNQVTMGFIFSAFTWAYAIGQVPGGWLGDKFGPRNILTIIVSFWSLMTMVTAHAVGYYSFLIIRFLFGLGEAGAFPTATRAMQLWFAKEERGFVQGLTHAFSRLGAAIVPPLAVSIIALWGWRSLFYIFGAAGIIWAILFFIVYRNIPEEHKWVKREELIYIRGLDEKGNVNKPINLKNNAKVPWKAIFSSSNMWFLMIVWFCWNYANYFFITWLPTYLLEYRHFSIVKMGFLASLPLLAGMVGDLVGGFVSDKVLKKSNSIKLARKIVAIPGLVGAAICLIPAATIENPLMSVYCLSASAFFLECVNSTTWATAMDVGGEYSGTVSGVMNMAGNIAGALSPIIFGILVQGGSWNLPFYISTGILLVGSFIWAFFLNPNRSVVEKLNLKEKITLKEHVK; encoded by the coding sequence GTGAAAAAAAAACAAGGCAAAGCACGTTGGTTGATTCTCCTGGTAATTTGTTTTATGTATTTGATTACTTTTATGGATAGAACAAATATTTCAATAGCTGCTCCATACATTTCAAAGGAGTTTGAATTCAATCAAGTCACCATGGGTTTTATATTTAGTGCATTTACATGGGCATATGCTATTGGACAAGTGCCCGGCGGCTGGCTTGGAGATAAATTTGGCCCTAGAAATATCCTCACCATAATAGTCTCTTTTTGGTCCCTAATGACCATGGTAACTGCTCATGCTGTAGGTTACTATTCCTTTTTAATTATTCGTTTTTTATTTGGCTTAGGAGAGGCCGGAGCTTTTCCTACTGCTACAAGAGCTATGCAGCTATGGTTTGCTAAGGAAGAACGAGGATTTGTTCAAGGGCTTACACATGCATTTAGCCGTTTAGGTGCTGCCATTGTTCCTCCTCTTGCAGTTAGTATCATTGCATTGTGGGGGTGGAGATCTTTATTTTATATATTTGGTGCTGCAGGTATTATCTGGGCTATTCTTTTCTTTATTGTTTATAGAAATATTCCTGAAGAACATAAATGGGTCAAAAGAGAAGAATTGATATATATTCGAGGACTAGATGAAAAAGGTAATGTAAATAAACCAATCAACTTAAAAAACAATGCCAAAGTACCCTGGAAAGCTATTTTTTCATCTTCTAATATGTGGTTTCTTATGATTGTATGGTTCTGCTGGAATTACGCAAATTACTTTTTTATTACATGGCTACCGACTTATCTGCTTGAATATCGACATTTTTCAATTGTTAAGATGGGTTTTTTAGCATCATTACCTTTATTAGCTGGTATGGTGGGGGATCTTGTTGGTGGGTTTGTTAGTGACAAGGTCTTGAAGAAATCCAATAGTATAAAGTTAGCTCGTAAGATAGTGGCTATACCAGGGCTAGTTGGTGCAGCTATCTGTCTCATTCCTGCGGCTACAATTGAAAATCCACTTATGTCTGTATATTGCCTTTCAGCATCTGCTTTTTTCTTGGAGTGTGTAAATTCAACTACATGGGCAACAGCTATGGATGTGGGGGGAGAATACTCTGGAACCGTATCTGGAGTAATGAATATGGCCGGTAATATTGCAGGTGCACTATCTCCAATTATTTTTGGAATTCTGGTGCAAGGGGGTTCTTGGAATCTACCATTTTATATTTCAACAGGGATACTATTAGTTGGATCATTTATTTGGGCTTTTTTCCTTAACCCTAATAGATCTGTAGTTGAAAAGCTAAATTTGAAGGAAAAAATAACTTTAAAGGAACACGTAAAGTAA
- a CDS encoding lactonase family protein: MDFHYKQQDKSSIKNTHPIYAYVGCRTTKERNARGKGINVYRMNQVTGTWTHLQLVENIINPTFLAFDRNEQFLYVVHGDYSEVSSFHVDKLTGRLTFINQQSTEGRNPVHLVVDPTNQFLIVANYMTGTLGVLPINSNGSLNPVCDLVKMPAALKHSTVDLFSKQGVSHPHHTPFDRDGRFVIVPDLGLNKIFIFTIDTSLGKLISHNPAFVETPIGSGPRHIDFHPTSSYAYVANELDSTIGVYHYDSENGEFKQAQIVEALKDGNSENTLAEIVVAPSGNFLYVSNRGQDSITTFSINQKTGLISYENSESTLGKTPRFFTIDPNGNFLYVANEDSDTIITFKVDKETGKLTNTGKIIESESPVCIVFSGNQNEKI, translated from the coding sequence ATGGATTTTCATTATAAACAACAAGATAAGAGTTCAATTAAAAATACACATCCTATATATGCTTATGTAGGATGCCGTACAACTAAGGAGCGTAACGCCAGGGGAAAAGGAATTAATGTGTATCGAATGAACCAAGTCACAGGGACCTGGACTCATTTACAACTGGTAGAAAATATTATTAATCCTACATTTCTCGCATTTGATCGTAATGAACAATTTCTGTATGTGGTTCACGGGGATTATAGTGAAGTAAGTTCATTCCATGTCGATAAGTTAACTGGAAGACTTACATTTATAAATCAACAATCAACTGAAGGAAGAAATCCTGTACACTTAGTTGTGGATCCTACCAACCAATTTTTAATTGTAGCAAATTATATGACAGGCACATTAGGTGTTCTTCCTATTAATTCCAATGGATCTTTAAATCCAGTTTGTGACTTAGTTAAGATGCCTGCTGCTCTTAAACATTCTACCGTCGATTTATTTTCCAAACAAGGTGTATCGCACCCTCATCACACACCATTCGATCGCGACGGGCGTTTTGTTATAGTACCTGACTTAGGATTAAATAAAATTTTTATTTTTACAATAGATACTTCTTTAGGAAAACTTATTTCTCATAATCCAGCTTTTGTAGAAACACCTATAGGATCAGGGCCTCGGCATATAGATTTTCATCCCACTTCCTCATATGCATACGTGGCAAACGAGCTTGATTCCACGATAGGCGTCTATCATTATGATTCAGAAAATGGGGAATTTAAACAAGCTCAAATAGTTGAAGCCCTAAAAGATGGGAATTCTGAAAATACTTTAGCTGAAATTGTTGTAGCGCCCTCTGGTAATTTTTTATATGTATCAAATCGTGGACAAGATAGTATAACTACGTTTTCTATTAATCAAAAGACTGGATTAATTTCATATGAGAACTCTGAATCAACATTAGGAAAGACTCCACGTTTCTTCACAATAGATCCAAACGGTAATTTTCTTTATGTCGCAAATGAAGATAGTGATACCATCATCACATTTAAAGTGGATAAAGAAACAGGAAAACTTACTAACACTGGAAAAATTATAGAAAGTGAAAGCCCGGTATGTATTGTTTTTTCTGGTAATCAAAATGAAAAAATTTAG
- a CDS encoding LysR family transcriptional regulator, producing the protein MDYRDWEIIKVLYQQKNITKASQVLFISQPALTNRLKQIEEELGVKLFNRGRWGVQFTPQGDYLAGCAEEALKYYRQVKENLSNMSNDYTGTLRLGVSNFFTKYKLPYILKLFQKQYPRVEFKVMTGWSSQVFKAIYNQDVHIGFVRGDYNWKEQKHLLFEENVCIASKKKLDINDLPNLPRIDYKTDYVLKSLMDNWWTENYSQAPLISIEVDQVDTCKEMVVNGLGYGILPNLILNGIEGLHKINLTDAKGNPILRRTWMYYHEQSLELNLVKAFVNFIRDLDLNDD; encoded by the coding sequence ATGGATTATAGAGATTGGGAAATAATAAAAGTCCTCTACCAACAAAAGAATATTACAAAGGCATCTCAGGTTTTGTTTATTTCTCAACCTGCTCTAACAAATAGGTTAAAACAAATAGAAGAAGAGCTTGGAGTTAAATTATTTAATCGAGGTAGATGGGGAGTCCAATTTACTCCTCAAGGTGATTACCTTGCGGGTTGCGCTGAAGAAGCTCTTAAATATTATCGACAGGTAAAAGAAAACTTAAGTAACATGAGTAATGACTATACAGGTACATTAAGACTAGGCGTTTCTAATTTTTTTACTAAGTATAAACTTCCATATATTTTAAAATTATTTCAAAAGCAGTATCCCCGTGTAGAATTCAAGGTAATGACTGGCTGGAGTAGTCAAGTGTTTAAGGCTATCTATAATCAGGATGTCCATATAGGATTTGTTAGGGGCGATTACAATTGGAAGGAACAAAAGCACTTACTATTTGAAGAAAACGTGTGCATAGCTTCTAAAAAAAAGCTCGATATAAATGATCTCCCTAATTTACCAAGAATTGATTACAAAACTGACTATGTACTAAAATCTCTAATGGATAATTGGTGGACAGAGAACTATTCGCAGGCTCCTCTAATCAGTATAGAGGTTGATCAGGTTGATACATGTAAAGAAATGGTGGTCAATGGCTTAGGTTACGGTATTTTGCCTAACCTGATACTTAATGGGATTGAAGGATTACATAAAATTAATTTGACAGACGCCAAAGGAAATCCTATCTTACGTCGAACATGGATGTATTATCATGAACAATCATTAGAGTTAAATTTAGTAAAAGCATTTGTTAATTTCATCAGGGACTTAGACTTAAACGATGATTAA
- a CDS encoding aspartate/glutamate racemase family protein: MEETKYRVGLIHATMNSVQPILKAFSDYAPHITLKNFMDESLIFELNETGIVTKDMKRRLLNLIEKAVKSEVDGVLLTCSSFTPVVAEISHLFDVPILSADLSMLEKAVDMGSQIGVIATVEAAGPTTTRLLEGVAKERGKNVRIETKVITEAFQALQNGDRHKHDELIQKEILMLSDDCDVIILAQFSMARALETLGTASKPVLTSPEISVKAIVDRVSKIELTK, translated from the coding sequence ATGGAAGAAACTAAATATCGAGTTGGACTTATTCACGCCACAATGAACTCCGTCCAACCAATACTTAAAGCATTTAGTGATTATGCACCTCATATTACATTAAAGAATTTTATGGATGAGAGTCTTATTTTTGAATTGAATGAGACAGGAATTGTCACAAAAGATATGAAAAGACGGTTATTAAATCTAATAGAAAAAGCCGTAAAAAGTGAAGTAGATGGGGTTCTGCTAACCTGCTCATCTTTTACTCCTGTTGTGGCAGAAATCAGCCACCTATTCGATGTACCTATCTTAAGCGCAGATTTAAGTATGTTAGAAAAAGCAGTTGATATGGGTAGTCAGATTGGTGTAATTGCTACAGTAGAAGCTGCAGGTCCAACTACAACTAGATTGCTAGAAGGAGTCGCTAAGGAAAGAGGCAAGAACGTTAGAATCGAAACTAAGGTCATTACGGAAGCCTTTCAAGCCCTCCAAAATGGAGATCGTCATAAACATGATGAACTGATTCAAAAAGAAATACTTATGTTGTCTGATGATTGCGATGTAATTATATTAGCTCAATTCTCTATGGCTCGAGCGTTAGAGACTTTAGGAACGGCTTCAAAACCCGTATTGACTAGTCCAGAAATCAGTGTTAAGGCAATCGTTGATAGAGTATCAAAAATAGAATTAACAAAGTAG
- a CDS encoding aldehyde dehydrogenase family protein: MKTMDVTSPFDGKVVGTVSLATREDAERAIETAYRVFHKTMKALPSYRRSDILRKVGKLLEERTEEFAQVLALEAGKPIRDGRGEVGRAVQVLLFAADEAKKIEGEVVPMDAAIGGENRIGMVRRNPIGVISAITPFNFPLNLALHKLAPAFAAGNTVVLKPAGKTPLSSYMLVKLFEEAGLPKGALNLVIGNGSEIGDVLVTDPRISKVTFTGSPSVGINLRQKAGLKKVTLELGSNSPNIIFNDGDVNEAAKGLVRGAFAFSGQVCISAQRIYVQRDVYQKFLDQYVSLVQDLIIGDPVEERTDIGPMITEKEAIRAEEWIREAKKSGAKVVTGGNREGTLLEPTILVDVTPEMKVVCQETFAPIVSVIPFDTEEEVVAFANDSDFGLQAGVFTSDINRAMRVADSLETGGVWINETSTYRQDNYPYGGVKLSGVGKEGVKYAIEDMTEIKFVGIKLT, from the coding sequence ATGAAAACAATGGATGTTACTAGTCCTTTTGACGGAAAAGTAGTAGGAACAGTTAGTTTAGCTACTCGTGAAGATGCAGAAAGAGCTATTGAAACAGCATATCGAGTATTCCACAAAACAATGAAAGCCCTACCATCGTATCGACGTTCTGATATTCTTCGTAAAGTAGGAAAGTTGTTAGAAGAAAGAACAGAGGAATTTGCTCAAGTTTTAGCATTAGAGGCTGGAAAGCCTATTCGTGACGGTCGAGGGGAAGTTGGAAGAGCTGTACAAGTATTGCTCTTCGCAGCTGATGAGGCTAAGAAAATCGAAGGTGAAGTTGTTCCAATGGATGCTGCTATTGGTGGAGAAAATCGGATTGGTATGGTTCGTCGTAATCCTATCGGAGTTATTTCAGCTATCACACCTTTTAACTTCCCATTAAACCTAGCTTTACATAAATTAGCTCCAGCCTTTGCCGCAGGCAATACAGTAGTATTAAAACCAGCAGGGAAAACACCACTTTCTTCTTACATGCTTGTTAAATTATTTGAGGAAGCTGGGTTACCTAAAGGGGCTTTAAACTTAGTAATTGGAAATGGTTCAGAAATAGGGGACGTGTTAGTAACAGATCCTCGTATCAGTAAGGTTACTTTTACAGGAAGTCCATCTGTAGGGATTAACCTTCGTCAAAAAGCCGGATTGAAAAAAGTAACATTAGAGCTGGGATCAAACTCTCCAAATATTATCTTTAATGATGGTGATGTAAACGAGGCAGCAAAAGGATTGGTTCGTGGAGCTTTTGCATTCTCAGGCCAAGTTTGTATCTCGGCTCAACGAATTTATGTTCAGCGTGATGTGTATCAAAAATTCTTAGACCAGTACGTATCTTTAGTACAAGACTTAATTATTGGAGATCCAGTCGAAGAAAGAACGGATATTGGTCCAATGATAACTGAAAAAGAAGCAATTCGAGCAGAAGAATGGATACGGGAAGCAAAAAAATCTGGTGCAAAGGTAGTCACTGGAGGAAATCGTGAGGGAACTTTACTAGAGCCTACGATTCTTGTAGATGTAACCCCTGAAATGAAGGTAGTGTGTCAGGAAACATTTGCTCCAATTGTTTCAGTTATTCCTTTTGATACTGAAGAAGAAGTTGTTGCTTTTGCTAATGATTCTGATTTTGGATTACAAGCAGGTGTATTTACTTCTGATATTAACCGTGCCATGCGTGTAGCTGACAGCCTAGAAACAGGAGGAGTTTGGA